In Balaenoptera acutorostrata chromosome 19, mBalAcu1.1, whole genome shotgun sequence, the following proteins share a genomic window:
- the SBK3 gene encoding uncharacterized serine/threonine-protein kinase SBK3 isoform X2 codes for MERRDPENQEDGDPEVRSRRQGRERQRQREMQEVERARGQTQRDTHRENQKRQGNRETSKTQKNANPRTQSEAKTPGGNEDTATALQRLVELTATRVTPVRKLRVQYHLIRKLGSGSYGHVLLARPRQGGPVVALKLLPRDSVLRTTFLREFCVGRCVSLHPGIIQTLAGPLETPRHFAFAQEYAPCGDLSGMLEEQGLPELQVKRVVAQVAGALDFLHGRGLVHADVKPGNVLVFDPVCSRVALGDLGLTRPEGSPTSAPPWPLPSAPPELCLLLPPETLPLRPAVDSWGLGVLLFCAAIACFPWDVALAPDPEFEAFAGWMINRPQPLQPPPPWDQFAPPALALLQGLLDLDHETRRPPLAVLDFLGDDWGLKNKERPGCLGSMCSEVGEEEEEGGASLEEWSEEEENDDKDGGRTGTDGGEP; via the exons ATGGAGCGCAGGGACCCCGAGAACCAGGAGGATGGGGACCCGGAGGTGAGAAGCAGGAGacaagggagggagagacagagacagagagagatgcagGAGGTGGAGAGGGCCAGGGggcagacacagagagacacacacagagagaaccagaagagacagggaaacagagaaacatcaaagacccagaagaacgcAAACCCGAGGACACAGAGCGAGGCCAAGACCCCCGGGGGAAAT GAGGACACAGCCACGGCCCTCCAGAGGCTCGTGGAGCTGACGGCCACCAGGGTGACCCCAGTGAGGAAACTGCGTGTCCAGTATCACCTCATCCGAAAGCTTGGCTCTGGCTCCTACGGCCACGTGCTCCTTGCCCGGCCTCGCCAAGGGG gTCCGgttgtggctctgaagctcctaCCTCGGGACTCGGTCCTGAGAACCACCTTCCTGAGAGAGTTCTGTGTGGGCCGCTGTGTCTCGTTACATCCAGGCATCATCCAGACCCTGGCAGGACCCCTGGAGACCCCTCGACACTTCGCCTTCGCCCAGGAGTATGCGCCCTGTGGGGATCTCAGCGGGATGCTGGAGGAACAG GGCCTCCCAGAGCTGCAGGTGAAGCGGGTGGTGGCCCAGGTAGCTGGAGCCCTGGACTTCCTCCATGGCCGGGGGCTGGTCCATGCGGACGTCAAGCCAGGAAACGTGCTGGTCTTCGACCCTGTCTGCAGCCGTGTGGCCCTGGGTGACCTGGGTCTGACCCGGCCTGAGGGCAGCCCAACCTCTGCCCCGCCATGGCCACTGCCCTCCGCCCCACCCGAGCTCTGCCTCCTGCTGCCCCCTGAAACCCTGCCCCTGCGACCAGCAGTGGactcctgggggctgggggtgcttCTCTTCTGTGCGGCCATTGCCTGTTTCCCTTGGGACGTGGCGCTAGCCCCTGACCCTGAGTTCGAGGCCTTTGCTGGCTGGATGATCAACAGGCCCCAGCCACTTCAACCACCGCCCCCTTGGGACCAGTTTGCGCCCCCGGCTCTGGCACTGCTCCAGGGGCTTCTGGACCTGGATCACGAGACTAGGAGACCCCCACTGGCTGTCCTGGACTTCCTGGGGGATGATTGGGGGttaaagaacaaagagagacCTGGGTGCTTGGGGAGTATGTGCAGTGaagttggggaggaggaggaagaggggggagCAAGCCTGGAAGAGTggtcagaggaggaggagaatgacGACAAAGATGGTGGGAGGACGGGGACAGATGGCGGAGAGCCCTGA
- the SBK3 gene encoding uncharacterized serine/threonine-protein kinase SBK3 isoform X4 → MERRDPENQEDGDPEEDTATALQRLVELTATRVTPVRKLRVQYHLIRKLGSGSYGHVLLARPRQGAGPVVALKLLPRDSVLRTTFLREFCVGRCVSLHPGIIQTLAGPLETPRHFAFAQEYAPCGDLSGMLEEQGLPELQVKRVVAQVAGALDFLHGRGLVHADVKPGNVLVFDPVCSRVALGDLGLTRPEGSPTSAPPWPLPSAPPELCLLLPPETLPLRPAVDSWGLGVLLFCAAIACFPWDVALAPDPEFEAFAGWMINRPQPLQPPPPWDQFAPPALALLQGLLDLDHETRRPPLAVLDFLGDDWGLKNKERPGCLGSMCSEVGEEEEEGGASLEEWSEEEENDDKDGGRTGTDGGEP, encoded by the exons ATGGAGCGCAGGGACCCCGAGAACCAGGAGGATGGGGACCCGGAG GAGGACACAGCCACGGCCCTCCAGAGGCTCGTGGAGCTGACGGCCACCAGGGTGACCCCAGTGAGGAAACTGCGTGTCCAGTATCACCTCATCCGAAAGCTTGGCTCTGGCTCCTACGGCCACGTGCTCCTTGCCCGGCCTCGCCAAGGGG caggTCCGgttgtggctctgaagctcctaCCTCGGGACTCGGTCCTGAGAACCACCTTCCTGAGAGAGTTCTGTGTGGGCCGCTGTGTCTCGTTACATCCAGGCATCATCCAGACCCTGGCAGGACCCCTGGAGACCCCTCGACACTTCGCCTTCGCCCAGGAGTATGCGCCCTGTGGGGATCTCAGCGGGATGCTGGAGGAACAG GGCCTCCCAGAGCTGCAGGTGAAGCGGGTGGTGGCCCAGGTAGCTGGAGCCCTGGACTTCCTCCATGGCCGGGGGCTGGTCCATGCGGACGTCAAGCCAGGAAACGTGCTGGTCTTCGACCCTGTCTGCAGCCGTGTGGCCCTGGGTGACCTGGGTCTGACCCGGCCTGAGGGCAGCCCAACCTCTGCCCCGCCATGGCCACTGCCCTCCGCCCCACCCGAGCTCTGCCTCCTGCTGCCCCCTGAAACCCTGCCCCTGCGACCAGCAGTGGactcctgggggctgggggtgcttCTCTTCTGTGCGGCCATTGCCTGTTTCCCTTGGGACGTGGCGCTAGCCCCTGACCCTGAGTTCGAGGCCTTTGCTGGCTGGATGATCAACAGGCCCCAGCCACTTCAACCACCGCCCCCTTGGGACCAGTTTGCGCCCCCGGCTCTGGCACTGCTCCAGGGGCTTCTGGACCTGGATCACGAGACTAGGAGACCCCCACTGGCTGTCCTGGACTTCCTGGGGGATGATTGGGGGttaaagaacaaagagagacCTGGGTGCTTGGGGAGTATGTGCAGTGaagttggggaggaggaggaagaggggggagCAAGCCTGGAAGAGTggtcagaggaggaggagaatgacGACAAAGATGGTGGGAGGACGGGGACAGATGGCGGAGAGCCCTGA
- the SBK3 gene encoding uncharacterized serine/threonine-protein kinase SBK3 isoform X1 — translation MERRDPENQEDGDPEVRSRRQGRERQRQREMQEVERARGQTQRDTHRENQKRQGNRETSKTQKNANPRTQSEAKTPGGNEDTATALQRLVELTATRVTPVRKLRVQYHLIRKLGSGSYGHVLLARPRQGAGPVVALKLLPRDSVLRTTFLREFCVGRCVSLHPGIIQTLAGPLETPRHFAFAQEYAPCGDLSGMLEEQGLPELQVKRVVAQVAGALDFLHGRGLVHADVKPGNVLVFDPVCSRVALGDLGLTRPEGSPTSAPPWPLPSAPPELCLLLPPETLPLRPAVDSWGLGVLLFCAAIACFPWDVALAPDPEFEAFAGWMINRPQPLQPPPPWDQFAPPALALLQGLLDLDHETRRPPLAVLDFLGDDWGLKNKERPGCLGSMCSEVGEEEEEGGASLEEWSEEEENDDKDGGRTGTDGGEP, via the exons ATGGAGCGCAGGGACCCCGAGAACCAGGAGGATGGGGACCCGGAGGTGAGAAGCAGGAGacaagggagggagagacagagacagagagagatgcagGAGGTGGAGAGGGCCAGGGggcagacacagagagacacacacagagagaaccagaagagacagggaaacagagaaacatcaaagacccagaagaacgcAAACCCGAGGACACAGAGCGAGGCCAAGACCCCCGGGGGAAAT GAGGACACAGCCACGGCCCTCCAGAGGCTCGTGGAGCTGACGGCCACCAGGGTGACCCCAGTGAGGAAACTGCGTGTCCAGTATCACCTCATCCGAAAGCTTGGCTCTGGCTCCTACGGCCACGTGCTCCTTGCCCGGCCTCGCCAAGGGG caggTCCGgttgtggctctgaagctcctaCCTCGGGACTCGGTCCTGAGAACCACCTTCCTGAGAGAGTTCTGTGTGGGCCGCTGTGTCTCGTTACATCCAGGCATCATCCAGACCCTGGCAGGACCCCTGGAGACCCCTCGACACTTCGCCTTCGCCCAGGAGTATGCGCCCTGTGGGGATCTCAGCGGGATGCTGGAGGAACAG GGCCTCCCAGAGCTGCAGGTGAAGCGGGTGGTGGCCCAGGTAGCTGGAGCCCTGGACTTCCTCCATGGCCGGGGGCTGGTCCATGCGGACGTCAAGCCAGGAAACGTGCTGGTCTTCGACCCTGTCTGCAGCCGTGTGGCCCTGGGTGACCTGGGTCTGACCCGGCCTGAGGGCAGCCCAACCTCTGCCCCGCCATGGCCACTGCCCTCCGCCCCACCCGAGCTCTGCCTCCTGCTGCCCCCTGAAACCCTGCCCCTGCGACCAGCAGTGGactcctgggggctgggggtgcttCTCTTCTGTGCGGCCATTGCCTGTTTCCCTTGGGACGTGGCGCTAGCCCCTGACCCTGAGTTCGAGGCCTTTGCTGGCTGGATGATCAACAGGCCCCAGCCACTTCAACCACCGCCCCCTTGGGACCAGTTTGCGCCCCCGGCTCTGGCACTGCTCCAGGGGCTTCTGGACCTGGATCACGAGACTAGGAGACCCCCACTGGCTGTCCTGGACTTCCTGGGGGATGATTGGGGGttaaagaacaaagagagacCTGGGTGCTTGGGGAGTATGTGCAGTGaagttggggaggaggaggaagaggggggagCAAGCCTGGAAGAGTggtcagaggaggaggagaatgacGACAAAGATGGTGGGAGGACGGGGACAGATGGCGGAGAGCCCTGA
- the SBK2 gene encoding serine/threonine-protein kinase SBK2, producing the protein MPGKPSEEKQVEMGAVENGSAEDLGGLTAEELRQGQEAALALEDMMALSAQTLVQAEVDELYQHVRPLGQGRFGRVLLVTHRQKGTALALKQLPKASTTLRGFLYEFCVGLSLGSHSAIVAAYGIGVESVDSYSFLTEPVLHGDLIAFIQPKVGLLQPAAQRCAAQLASALEHIHSRGLVYRDLKPENVLVCDPACRWVKLTDFGHTRPRGTLLRLVGPPIPYTAPELCGPPPLPEGLPIQPALDAWALGVLLFCLLTGYFPWDQPLVEADPYYKDYVTWQASGQPQARPQPWRGLTPTADALLWGLLDPHPRRRSPVSSIRDYLGRPWRQREGEAEEVPQWDKGDPE; encoded by the exons ATGCCTGGGAAGCCATCAGAGGAGAAACAGGTGGAGATGGGGGCTGTGGAGAACGGCTCTGCGGAGGACCTGGGGGGCCTCACGGCAGAGGAGCTGCGGCAGGGCCAGGAAGCGGCCCTGGCGCTGGAGGACATGATGGCGCTGAGCGCCCAGACCCTGGTCCAGGCCGAGGTGGACGAGCTCTACCAGCATGTGCGTCCCCTGGGCCAGGGCCGCTTTGGCCGGGTCCTGCTGGTCACCCACCGTCAGAAAG GCACAGCCTTGGCCCTGAAGCAGCTCCCGAAGGCCTCCACCACCCTCCGAGGCTTCCTGTACGAGTTCTGTGTGGGCCTCTCCCTGGGCTCGCACTCGGCCATCGTGGCGGCCTACGGCATTGGCGTGGAGTCAGTCGACTCCTACAGCTTCCTGACCGAGCCTGTCCTGCACGGGGACCTCATCGCCTTCATCCAGCCCAAG GTGGGCCTCCTGCAGCCAGCAGCCCAGCGCTGCGCGGCCCAGCTGGCCTCAGCCCTGGAGCACATCCACTCCCGCGGCCTGGTGTACCGGGACCTCAAGCCGGAGAACGTGCTGGTGTGCGACCCAGCCTGCCGGTGGGTCAAGCTGACCGACTTCGGCCACACGCGGCCCCGCGGGACCCTGCTGCGCCTGGTGGGGCCGCCCATCCCCTACACGGCCCCGGAGCTCTGcggccccccgcccctccccgagGGCCTGCCCATCCAGCCCGCCCTGGACGCCTGGGCGCTGGGCGTCCTGCTCTTCTGCCTTCTCACGGGCTACTTCCCCTGGGACCAGCCCCTGGTGGAGGCCGACCCCTACTACAAGGACTACGTCACCTGGCAGGCCTCAGGCCAGCCCCAGGCCCGTCCCCAGCCCTGGCGTGGCCTGACGCCCACGGCCGACGCTCTCCTGTGGGGGCTGCTGGACCCTCACCCCCGAAGGAGGAGCCCCGTGAGCTCCATCCGGGACTACCTGGGGCGGCCCTGGAGGCAGCGGGAGGGGGAGGCTGAGGAGGTGCCCCAGTGGGACAAGGGGGACCCAGAGTGA
- the SBK3 gene encoding uncharacterized serine/threonine-protein kinase SBK3 isoform X5: MERRDPENQEDGDPEEDTATALQRLVELTATRVTPVRKLRVQYHLIRKLGSGSYGHVLLARPRQGGPVVALKLLPRDSVLRTTFLREFCVGRCVSLHPGIIQTLAGPLETPRHFAFAQEYAPCGDLSGMLEEQGLPELQVKRVVAQVAGALDFLHGRGLVHADVKPGNVLVFDPVCSRVALGDLGLTRPEGSPTSAPPWPLPSAPPELCLLLPPETLPLRPAVDSWGLGVLLFCAAIACFPWDVALAPDPEFEAFAGWMINRPQPLQPPPPWDQFAPPALALLQGLLDLDHETRRPPLAVLDFLGDDWGLKNKERPGCLGSMCSEVGEEEEEGGASLEEWSEEEENDDKDGGRTGTDGGEP; encoded by the exons ATGGAGCGCAGGGACCCCGAGAACCAGGAGGATGGGGACCCGGAG GAGGACACAGCCACGGCCCTCCAGAGGCTCGTGGAGCTGACGGCCACCAGGGTGACCCCAGTGAGGAAACTGCGTGTCCAGTATCACCTCATCCGAAAGCTTGGCTCTGGCTCCTACGGCCACGTGCTCCTTGCCCGGCCTCGCCAAGGGG gTCCGgttgtggctctgaagctcctaCCTCGGGACTCGGTCCTGAGAACCACCTTCCTGAGAGAGTTCTGTGTGGGCCGCTGTGTCTCGTTACATCCAGGCATCATCCAGACCCTGGCAGGACCCCTGGAGACCCCTCGACACTTCGCCTTCGCCCAGGAGTATGCGCCCTGTGGGGATCTCAGCGGGATGCTGGAGGAACAG GGCCTCCCAGAGCTGCAGGTGAAGCGGGTGGTGGCCCAGGTAGCTGGAGCCCTGGACTTCCTCCATGGCCGGGGGCTGGTCCATGCGGACGTCAAGCCAGGAAACGTGCTGGTCTTCGACCCTGTCTGCAGCCGTGTGGCCCTGGGTGACCTGGGTCTGACCCGGCCTGAGGGCAGCCCAACCTCTGCCCCGCCATGGCCACTGCCCTCCGCCCCACCCGAGCTCTGCCTCCTGCTGCCCCCTGAAACCCTGCCCCTGCGACCAGCAGTGGactcctgggggctgggggtgcttCTCTTCTGTGCGGCCATTGCCTGTTTCCCTTGGGACGTGGCGCTAGCCCCTGACCCTGAGTTCGAGGCCTTTGCTGGCTGGATGATCAACAGGCCCCAGCCACTTCAACCACCGCCCCCTTGGGACCAGTTTGCGCCCCCGGCTCTGGCACTGCTCCAGGGGCTTCTGGACCTGGATCACGAGACTAGGAGACCCCCACTGGCTGTCCTGGACTTCCTGGGGGATGATTGGGGGttaaagaacaaagagagacCTGGGTGCTTGGGGAGTATGTGCAGTGaagttggggaggaggaggaagaggggggagCAAGCCTGGAAGAGTggtcagaggaggaggagaatgacGACAAAGATGGTGGGAGGACGGGGACAGATGGCGGAGAGCCCTGA
- the SBK3 gene encoding uncharacterized serine/threonine-protein kinase SBK3 isoform X3, whose product MERRDPENQEDGDPEVRSRRQGRERQRQREMQEVERARGQTQRDTHRENQKRQGNRETSKTQKNANPRTQSEAKTPGGNEDTATALQRLVELTATRVTPVRKLRVQYHLIRKLGSGSYGHVLLARPRQGGIIQTLAGPLETPRHFAFAQEYAPCGDLSGMLEEQGLPELQVKRVVAQVAGALDFLHGRGLVHADVKPGNVLVFDPVCSRVALGDLGLTRPEGSPTSAPPWPLPSAPPELCLLLPPETLPLRPAVDSWGLGVLLFCAAIACFPWDVALAPDPEFEAFAGWMINRPQPLQPPPPWDQFAPPALALLQGLLDLDHETRRPPLAVLDFLGDDWGLKNKERPGCLGSMCSEVGEEEEEGGASLEEWSEEEENDDKDGGRTGTDGGEP is encoded by the exons ATGGAGCGCAGGGACCCCGAGAACCAGGAGGATGGGGACCCGGAGGTGAGAAGCAGGAGacaagggagggagagacagagacagagagagatgcagGAGGTGGAGAGGGCCAGGGggcagacacagagagacacacacagagagaaccagaagagacagggaaacagagaaacatcaaagacccagaagaacgcAAACCCGAGGACACAGAGCGAGGCCAAGACCCCCGGGGGAAAT GAGGACACAGCCACGGCCCTCCAGAGGCTCGTGGAGCTGACGGCCACCAGGGTGACCCCAGTGAGGAAACTGCGTGTCCAGTATCACCTCATCCGAAAGCTTGGCTCTGGCTCCTACGGCCACGTGCTCCTTGCCCGGCCTCGCCAAGGGG GCATCATCCAGACCCTGGCAGGACCCCTGGAGACCCCTCGACACTTCGCCTTCGCCCAGGAGTATGCGCCCTGTGGGGATCTCAGCGGGATGCTGGAGGAACAG GGCCTCCCAGAGCTGCAGGTGAAGCGGGTGGTGGCCCAGGTAGCTGGAGCCCTGGACTTCCTCCATGGCCGGGGGCTGGTCCATGCGGACGTCAAGCCAGGAAACGTGCTGGTCTTCGACCCTGTCTGCAGCCGTGTGGCCCTGGGTGACCTGGGTCTGACCCGGCCTGAGGGCAGCCCAACCTCTGCCCCGCCATGGCCACTGCCCTCCGCCCCACCCGAGCTCTGCCTCCTGCTGCCCCCTGAAACCCTGCCCCTGCGACCAGCAGTGGactcctgggggctgggggtgcttCTCTTCTGTGCGGCCATTGCCTGTTTCCCTTGGGACGTGGCGCTAGCCCCTGACCCTGAGTTCGAGGCCTTTGCTGGCTGGATGATCAACAGGCCCCAGCCACTTCAACCACCGCCCCCTTGGGACCAGTTTGCGCCCCCGGCTCTGGCACTGCTCCAGGGGCTTCTGGACCTGGATCACGAGACTAGGAGACCCCCACTGGCTGTCCTGGACTTCCTGGGGGATGATTGGGGGttaaagaacaaagagagacCTGGGTGCTTGGGGAGTATGTGCAGTGaagttggggaggaggaggaagaggggggagCAAGCCTGGAAGAGTggtcagaggaggaggagaatgacGACAAAGATGGTGGGAGGACGGGGACAGATGGCGGAGAGCCCTGA